From the genome of Cytobacillus firmus, one region includes:
- the menH gene encoding 2-succinyl-6-hydroxy-2,4-cyclohexadiene-1-carboxylate synthase has translation MKYVMNGVHYHVDTWGKGFPLLLLHGFTGNSEGWKEFVPFWEGHSKTIALDIIGHGKSGAPSDIGHYQIEECAAVINSLLEEMGIGKIDVLGYSMGGRLALTFAVKYPEKVRTLILESASPGLRTEEERHERRVQDARLAARIRKEGIVNFIDYWENIPLFQSQRNLPDQIRTRIRNQRMANSIGGLANSLNGMGTGTQPSWWEELGNLKMPVLLLTGELDQKFCRIAEEMSKALPNVQWKAVKNAGHAIHVEKPELFGTIVSGFLSQLGEINTKAVKI, from the coding sequence ATGAAATATGTCATGAATGGAGTTCACTATCATGTCGATACGTGGGGTAAGGGATTTCCGCTCCTGCTTCTTCATGGCTTCACGGGAAATAGTGAGGGGTGGAAAGAGTTCGTTCCCTTCTGGGAAGGTCATTCGAAGACAATAGCTTTGGATATCATCGGCCATGGGAAGTCTGGAGCACCATCTGATATTGGCCATTATCAAATAGAAGAGTGTGCCGCTGTGATAAACAGTCTCTTAGAAGAGATGGGAATCGGGAAAATTGATGTTCTTGGATATTCCATGGGAGGGCGGCTTGCGCTGACTTTTGCAGTTAAATATCCTGAAAAAGTCCGAACGCTGATTTTGGAAAGTGCTTCCCCAGGGCTGAGGACAGAAGAGGAAAGGCATGAAAGAAGAGTGCAGGATGCCAGGCTGGCTGCCAGAATCAGGAAGGAAGGCATTGTGAATTTTATCGATTATTGGGAGAATATCCCCTTATTTCAAAGCCAAAGAAATCTTCCTGATCAAATCCGAACACGAATAAGAAACCAGCGTATGGCCAATTCTATTGGTGGTCTGGCAAACAGCCTGAATGGCATGGGCACCGGCACACAGCCATCCTGGTGGGAGGAGCTCGGTAATCTGAAAATGCCAGTCCTTCTATTGACCGGGGAGCTGGACCAAAAATTCTGCAGAATTGCAGAAGAGATGTCGAAAGCATTGCCAAATGTTCAGTGGAAGGCCGTTAAAAATGCAGGACATGCAATTCATGTGGAGAAACCTGAATTATTTGGTACAATAGTAAGTGGGTTTTTGTCGCAATTAGGGGAGATTAATACAAAAGCAGTAAAGATTTAG
- the menD gene encoding 2-succinyl-5-enolpyruvyl-6-hydroxy-3-cyclohexene-1-carboxylic-acid synthase — protein sequence MNHQETLTSYIAAFVAELVKSGVEDVVVSPGSRSTPMAMVMAEHPELRVHIHVDERSAAFFALGIAKASQKPAALLCTSGTAAANYYPAIVEARYSRVPLIVLTADRPHELRDVGAPQAIDQIHLYGNNVKWFVEMAPPENSAEMLRYARTVCARAASAAKSSPAGPVHLNFPFREPLVPQLDRADLFELSERREGYVNIQGGKLSLPNEEYKEMAQVLNSAQKGIIICGHLEKSGFPAAVIKLSEKLNFPIIADPLSQLRSGLHDGSFIMDAYDTFLKNDDAKKALKPDVIIRFGATPVSKPLSIFMKENSTARQIIVDGGGGWRDPSLLSTEMIHCDELLFCESVTSYLNTSENDEFIALWKKINDLTRVRLADINEADELSEGKLFFQLAEMLPEGSTLFVGNSMPIRDLDTFFHFNQKGIKVMANRGANGIDGTVSTALGAGMASQPLYLVLGDLTFFHDLNGLIASKLYGIDINILLINNNGGGIFSFLPQANYPNNFEKLFGTPLDLDFSHAIKMFGGQYDLISDWEHFISAFKRNMGIPGLKVLEITTNRDRNLTEHRELWNSVSREISRLLEG from the coding sequence GTGAATCATCAGGAAACTTTAACTTCATATATAGCCGCATTTGTGGCTGAACTAGTAAAAAGCGGGGTAGAGGATGTCGTGGTCAGTCCCGGCTCCCGTTCTACCCCGATGGCAATGGTAATGGCAGAGCATCCGGAGCTTCGTGTACATATTCATGTAGACGAGCGTTCGGCTGCCTTTTTTGCGTTGGGAATTGCTAAAGCATCCCAAAAACCGGCAGCTTTGCTGTGTACATCCGGAACAGCTGCAGCCAATTACTACCCTGCCATTGTGGAAGCCAGGTATTCCAGGGTGCCGCTAATCGTGCTTACGGCAGACCGGCCTCATGAATTAAGGGATGTAGGCGCTCCACAGGCGATCGATCAGATCCATTTGTACGGTAATAATGTAAAGTGGTTTGTTGAAATGGCCCCTCCCGAGAATTCAGCAGAAATGCTGCGTTATGCCCGGACAGTATGTGCGAGAGCAGCTTCCGCCGCTAAGAGTTCGCCGGCTGGGCCTGTTCACCTTAATTTCCCTTTCCGTGAGCCGCTAGTTCCCCAGCTGGATCGTGCTGATTTATTTGAGCTTAGTGAACGAAGAGAAGGGTATGTAAATATTCAGGGTGGCAAGCTTAGTTTGCCTAACGAAGAGTACAAAGAAATGGCACAGGTTTTAAACTCCGCACAAAAAGGGATTATAATTTGCGGTCATCTGGAAAAATCCGGCTTCCCGGCTGCCGTTATTAAACTGTCGGAAAAGCTGAACTTTCCGATCATTGCCGATCCATTATCACAGTTGAGAAGCGGACTGCACGATGGCAGCTTTATTATGGATGCATATGATACCTTTTTGAAAAATGACGATGCAAAAAAAGCGCTTAAGCCGGATGTCATAATTCGCTTCGGTGCTACGCCTGTATCAAAGCCATTGTCCATTTTCATGAAAGAAAACAGTACTGCCCGGCAGATTATTGTTGATGGGGGCGGCGGATGGCGTGATCCTTCACTGCTCTCGACTGAAATGATTCATTGCGATGAGCTGCTGTTCTGCGAATCTGTCACCTCGTATTTAAACACTTCCGAGAATGATGAATTCATTGCACTATGGAAAAAAATCAATGATCTTACAAGAGTAAGGCTTGCTGATATTAATGAAGCAGATGAATTGAGCGAGGGTAAATTATTTTTCCAGCTCGCTGAAATGCTGCCGGAAGGCTCGACATTATTTGTAGGAAACAGTATGCCTATTCGGGACCTGGATACTTTTTTCCATTTTAATCAAAAAGGCATTAAAGTAATGGCTAACAGGGGAGCAAATGGCATTGATGGCACTGTTTCAACTGCTCTTGGTGCCGGAATGGCATCCCAGCCGCTCTATCTTGTGCTCGGTGATTTAACCTTCTTTCATGATTTAAATGGTTTAATTGCCTCTAAGCTGTATGGAATTGATATCAATATATTGCTGATTAATAATAATGGAGGCGGAATCTTTTCATTCCTTCCTCAGGCGAATTACCCCAATAACTTTGAAAAACTGTTCGGAACACCGCTGGATCTTGATTTCAGCCATGCCATTAAGATGTTTGGCGGACAATATGATTTAATATCAGATTGGGAACATTTTATTTCAGCCTTCAAACGGAACATGGGCATACCTGGCTTGAAGGTATTGGAAATTACGACAAACCGGGACAGGAATTTAACCGAGCATCGAGAATTGTGGAATTCTGTTTCCCGGGAAATAAGTCGATTGCTGGAAGGGTGA
- a CDS encoding isochorismate synthase yields MVTIQDTELKEGIQEAIERAKALSKPVLVSEVKKINHIDPLSFYAAGKSRFFGERFFWKDPSSEAYIIGLGICRQIQSDESTDRFKRVEKEWKRFINNSIIFNPYNENATGPVIFGGFSFDPLKQKTKLWSKYSNSLFHVPAYMYSEINGQAFLTTNVVCTQHDSESLFEKIAAERSMLIGSINDYHPESANTLQEEADINPEKWMETVDEIVDELKTGSLLKKVVLARESRLIYEKPIEIERVLQNLMKMQSESFIFAFESNGDCFIGASPERLIKKYGENVFTTCLAGSIPRGKTEDDDHILGETLLHDQKNLTEHQYVVDMIKEAMEESCTEVELPNEPQLMKMRDIQHLYTPVIGKTREDASLLALVDRLHPTPALGGLPKREAVEKIREAEELDRGFYAAPLGWMDFRGNGEYAVAIRSGLIQGNEASLFAGCGVVQDSNAESEYQETKIKFRPMLTALGGYEK; encoded by the coding sequence TTGGTTACGATACAAGATACGGAACTAAAAGAAGGGATCCAGGAGGCGATTGAAAGGGCCAAAGCCTTATCAAAGCCTGTTTTAGTGAGTGAAGTGAAAAAAATAAATCATATAGACCCCCTTTCTTTTTATGCGGCAGGAAAGAGCCGTTTTTTTGGTGAACGCTTTTTCTGGAAGGATCCTTCCAGTGAAGCTTATATAATCGGGCTTGGCATCTGCAGGCAAATCCAGTCAGACGAAAGTACAGACAGATTTAAACGGGTTGAAAAGGAATGGAAGCGTTTTATTAATAACAGTATTATTTTTAACCCTTATAATGAAAATGCAACAGGGCCCGTGATATTTGGCGGTTTTTCTTTTGACCCGCTGAAGCAGAAAACAAAGCTTTGGTCAAAGTATTCCAATTCCCTTTTTCATGTGCCGGCTTATATGTATAGTGAAATCAATGGACAAGCCTTTTTGACAACAAATGTTGTCTGTACACAGCATGATAGTGAATCACTTTTTGAAAAGATAGCCGCTGAAAGAAGCATGCTAATAGGTTCAATCAATGATTATCATCCTGAGAGTGCAAACACTCTTCAGGAAGAAGCGGATATCAATCCGGAAAAATGGATGGAGACAGTGGATGAAATTGTTGATGAACTAAAAACAGGATCCCTATTAAAAAAGGTTGTGCTTGCGAGGGAATCCAGGCTCATTTATGAAAAGCCGATTGAGATAGAAAGAGTTCTCCAGAATCTCATGAAAATGCAAAGTGAAAGCTTTATCTTTGCGTTTGAATCGAACGGTGACTGCTTTATTGGAGCCTCTCCTGAACGCCTTATAAAAAAATACGGGGAAAACGTGTTTACAACTTGTCTGGCAGGTTCCATCCCCAGAGGCAAAACGGAAGATGATGATCATATCCTTGGAGAAACATTACTGCATGATCAAAAGAACTTGACTGAACATCAATATGTGGTGGATATGATAAAGGAAGCTATGGAAGAATCCTGCACAGAAGTTGAACTGCCGAATGAGCCGCAGCTGATGAAAATGCGGGATATTCAGCACCTATATACCCCTGTAATAGGAAAGACCAGGGAAGATGCTTCACTTCTTGCTTTAGTCGACCGTCTTCACCCGACTCCTGCTCTTGGTGGCCTGCCTAAAAGAGAAGCAGTAGAAAAAATCAGAGAAGCAGAAGAGCTGGATCGCGGCTTTTATGCTGCTCCATTAGGATGGATGGATTTTAGAGGAAATGGCGAATATGCTGTGGCAATAAGATCCGGTCTAATCCAGGGGAATGAGGCATCCTTATTTGCAGGCTGCGGAGTGGTACAGGATTCAAATGCCGAAAGCGAATACCAGGAAACAAAGATTAAATTCCGGCCAATGCTTACGGCTCTTGGGGGTTATGAAAAGTGA